In Janthinobacterium sp. 67, a genomic segment contains:
- a CDS encoding DUF1624 domain-containing protein gives MTVPTPLTSTTTLRTRIAVIDVMRGLVMLIMLFDHVRETVFLHHQVGDPMDAAHVDPALFFTRLAAHVCAPMFVFLTGLSAWLYAHPAAGPRSAAGFLFKRGLLLVVLELVFVNFAWMGTFMPAILYLQVIWVIGLAMMALAVLHKLPLKALVVLGVAIIAGQHLFTWLRAEEGSLGYYLLTVLLQRGYLVADGAMKIKVSYPLLPWIGVIVLGYAAGPLYARGLSAESRRRWLLALGGGSLLLLAVLRGLNIYGETLPWVAGDTALRTAMNVLNFTKYPPSLDFLLFTLGLGLLGMAWLESVDNWFTRACATFGGAPMFYYLLHLYLLLVIRIALTAALGANHGDRYGVEHIWQVWLIALALMPVLYFPCRAFANYKRTSKQAWVRYF, from the coding sequence ATGACCGTTCCCACTCCCCTGACTTCCACTACCACCCTGCGCACCCGCATCGCCGTCATCGACGTCATGCGCGGCCTCGTCATGCTGATCATGCTGTTCGACCATGTGCGCGAAACGGTATTCCTGCACCACCAGGTGGGCGACCCCATGGATGCGGCCCACGTCGATCCGGCCCTGTTCTTCACGCGCCTGGCCGCCCACGTGTGCGCGCCCATGTTCGTCTTTTTGACGGGTTTGTCGGCCTGGCTGTATGCGCATCCGGCCGCCGGCCCGCGCAGCGCGGCCGGCTTTTTGTTCAAGCGGGGCCTGCTGCTCGTCGTGCTGGAACTCGTGTTCGTCAACTTTGCCTGGATGGGCACTTTCATGCCGGCGATCCTGTATCTGCAGGTGATCTGGGTCATCGGCCTGGCCATGATGGCGCTGGCCGTGCTGCATAAACTCCCGTTGAAAGCGCTGGTCGTGCTGGGCGTGGCGATCATCGCGGGACAGCATTTGTTTACCTGGCTGCGCGCGGAAGAGGGCAGCCTTGGCTACTATCTGCTGACGGTGCTGCTGCAACGCGGTTATCTGGTCGCCGATGGCGCCATGAAGATCAAGGTCAGCTATCCGCTGCTGCCGTGGATAGGCGTGATCGTGCTCGGTTATGCTGCCGGGCCCCTGTATGCGCGCGGGCTGTCCGCCGAAAGCCGTCGCCGCTGGCTGCTGGCGCTGGGCGGCGGCAGCTTGCTGCTGCTGGCCGTGCTGCGCGGCTTGAATATTTATGGCGAAACCCTGCCGTGGGTGGCCGGCGACACGGCCTTGCGCACGGCCATGAACGTGCTGAACTTCACCAAATATCCGCCATCGCTGGACTTTTTGCTGTTCACCCTGGGCCTGGGCTTGCTGGGCATGGCCTGGCTGGAAAGCGTCGATAACTGGTTTACGCGCGCTTGCGCCACCTTCGGCGGCGCGCCCATGTTCTACTATCTGCTGCACCTGTACCTGCTGCTGGTCATCCGTATCGCCTTGACGGCCGCGCTGGGTGCCAACCATGGCGACCGTTATGGCGTCGAGCACATCTGGCAAGTGTGGCTGATCGCACTGGCCCTGATGCCCGTGCTGTATTTTCCTTGCCGCGCATTTGCCAATTACAAGCGCACGTCGAAACAGGCGTGGGTGCGCTACTTCTGA
- a CDS encoding ABC transporter substrate-binding protein → MKKTVLAMGALALSLSFGAQAQISDGVVKVGILTDMSGPYSAMGGRGSVVASQMAVEDCLKAECKGMKIEILSADHLNKADIAASKAREWLDRDKVDAIADLTNSSVALSVQKLMKEKGGIAMFSGPATTRLTNEDCSPNGFHWMFDTYSQAAGTAAALTKLGQKSWYFVTVDYAFGHSLEKDASDVVKRNGGTVVGAVRHPLNASDFSSFLVQAQGSKAQVIGLANGGADTVSAIKQAREFRIGSGKDQRLAALLVFLSDVHALGLETAQGLVYADGFYWDYDDRSRAFAKRFEALNKGAKPTMVQAGVYSSVYHYLKSVAAAKSDDSKIVAQKMRELPIKDAVMNNASIRPDGRVIHDMYLVQVKTPAESKGAWDYLKVLSTIPADQAFKTMDAAACNLVKK, encoded by the coding sequence ATGAAAAAGACCGTTCTGGCCATGGGCGCGCTGGCGCTTTCCCTGTCCTTTGGCGCGCAGGCGCAGATTTCCGATGGCGTCGTCAAGGTCGGCATCCTGACCGACATGTCCGGCCCGTATTCGGCCATGGGCGGGCGCGGCTCCGTCGTCGCCAGCCAGATGGCCGTCGAGGATTGCCTGAAAGCCGAATGCAAGGGCATGAAGATCGAAATCCTGTCTGCGGACCACTTGAACAAGGCCGACATCGCCGCCTCCAAGGCGCGCGAATGGCTGGACCGCGACAAGGTCGACGCCATCGCCGATCTGACCAATTCCTCGGTGGCCCTGTCCGTGCAAAAGCTGATGAAAGAGAAGGGCGGCATCGCCATGTTCAGCGGCCCGGCCACCACGCGCCTGACGAACGAAGACTGCTCGCCGAACGGCTTCCACTGGATGTTCGACACGTATTCGCAGGCGGCCGGCACGGCGGCGGCGCTGACCAAGCTGGGGCAAAAATCGTGGTACTTCGTCACCGTCGACTACGCGTTCGGCCACTCGCTGGAAAAGGATGCCAGCGATGTCGTCAAGCGCAATGGCGGCACCGTCGTGGGCGCCGTGCGCCATCCGCTCAACGCGTCCGATTTCTCGTCCTTCCTGGTGCAGGCGCAAGGCTCGAAAGCGCAGGTGATCGGCCTGGCCAACGGCGGCGCGGACACGGTGTCGGCCATCAAGCAGGCGCGCGAGTTCCGCATCGGCAGCGGCAAGGACCAGCGCCTGGCCGCCTTGCTCGTGTTCCTGTCCGACGTGCACGCGCTGGGCCTGGAAACGGCCCAGGGCCTCGTCTATGCGGACGGCTTTTACTGGGATTACGACGACCGCAGCCGCGCGTTCGCCAAGCGTTTCGAGGCGCTCAACAAGGGCGCCAAGCCGACCATGGTGCAGGCGGGCGTGTATTCGAGCGTCTACCACTACCTGAAATCGGTGGCCGCGGCAAAGAGCGACGATTCGAAGATCGTCGCCCAGAAAATGCGCGAACTGCCGATCAAGGACGCCGTCATGAACAACGCCTCGATCCGCCCCGATGGCCGCGTCATCCACGACATGTACCTGGTGCAGGTGAAGACCCCGGCCGAATCGAAAGGCGCGTGGGACTACCTGAAAGTGCTGTCGACCATCCCCGCGGACCAGGCGTTCAAGACTATGGATGCGGCGGCGTGCAACCTCGTTAAAAAATAA
- a CDS encoding zinc-dependent alcohol dehydrogenase family protein: protein MQALVLTSFAAPMSIAHLPVPQPGPGQVLVRIAASGVNPLDTKIAAGAAPHARPRLPAILGIDVAGTVEAVGDGVTTFHVGATVYGMAGGIAGIQGSLAEYGVFDAALLASVPPALGMREAAALPLVFITAWEGLVDRARVKAGDSVLVHGGAGGVGHMAVQLAVALGATVFATGSAASRDAIEALGARFIDYRTSTVDDYVAEHTGGAGFDIVYDTVGGATLDASFQAARLYGGHVVSCLGWGTFALSPLTARAATYSGVFTLLPLLSGEHHARHGAILREANKLIEAGKLQVRLDPRRFTLRTAHEAHAAQMDGSARGKLVVEVED, encoded by the coding sequence ATGCAAGCCCTCGTCCTCACCAGCTTTGCCGCCCCCATGAGCATCGCACACCTGCCCGTGCCGCAGCCCGGCCCCGGGCAAGTCCTCGTGCGCATCGCCGCCAGCGGCGTCAATCCGCTCGACACGAAAATCGCCGCCGGCGCCGCCCCGCACGCCCGGCCCCGCCTGCCCGCCATCCTCGGCATCGACGTGGCCGGCACGGTGGAGGCCGTCGGCGATGGCGTGACGACTTTTCACGTTGGCGCAACAGTGTATGGCATGGCGGGCGGCATAGCCGGCATCCAAGGCTCGCTGGCCGAGTACGGCGTCTTCGACGCAGCACTGCTGGCGTCCGTGCCGCCAGCGCTGGGCATGCGCGAGGCGGCCGCCCTGCCCCTCGTCTTCATCACGGCCTGGGAAGGTTTAGTGGATCGCGCCCGCGTGAAGGCGGGCGACAGCGTGCTCGTGCATGGCGGCGCGGGCGGCGTGGGCCACATGGCCGTGCAGCTCGCCGTCGCCCTTGGCGCCACGGTGTTTGCCACGGGCAGCGCGGCCAGCCGCGACGCCATCGAAGCACTGGGCGCCCGTTTCATCGATTACCGGACCAGCACGGTGGACGATTACGTGGCCGAACATACGGGCGGCGCCGGCTTCGACATCGTCTACGACACGGTGGGCGGCGCCACCCTGGACGCCAGCTTCCAGGCGGCACGCCTCTATGGCGGTCACGTCGTCAGCTGCCTGGGCTGGGGCACGTTCGCGCTGAGCCCGCTGACGGCGCGCGCGGCGACGTACTCGGGCGTGTTCACCCTGCTGCCCCTGTTGAGCGGTGAGCATCACGCGCGCCATGGGGCCATCTTGCGCGAAGCCAACAAATTAATCGAGGCGGGCAAGCTGCAGGTGCGGCTCGATCCTCGCCGCTTTACCCTGCGCACGGCGCATGAAGCGCACGCGGCGCAGATGGACGGCAGTGCGCGCGGCAAGTTGGTGGTGGAGGTAGAGGATTGA
- a CDS encoding isochorismatase family protein, protein MLMDANQAVLVIVDLQGRLMPAIHDAGLVLAQNLRLAKIARLLDVPVLGTEQNRQGLGPNVEEIAALCERTLHKTHFGACFDGLQQMLPAGRKQIVVTGCEAHVCMLQTAIGLLELGYEVIIAIDAVGSRQAASRDAALARLDKLGAHLVTVEMLAFEWLRDCKHPRFREVLALIK, encoded by the coding sequence ATGCTGATGGATGCGAACCAGGCCGTGCTGGTCATTGTCGACCTGCAAGGCCGCCTGATGCCGGCCATCCACGATGCGGGCCTCGTGCTGGCGCAAAACCTACGCCTGGCAAAGATTGCCCGCCTGCTCGACGTGCCCGTGCTGGGCACGGAACAGAACCGCCAGGGACTGGGGCCGAACGTGGAAGAGATCGCCGCCCTGTGCGAACGGACCTTGCACAAGACGCATTTTGGCGCCTGTTTTGACGGCTTGCAGCAGATGCTGCCCGCCGGGCGCAAACAGATCGTCGTCACGGGGTGCGAAGCCCACGTGTGCATGCTGCAGACGGCCATCGGCTTGCTGGAGCTGGGGTACGAGGTCATCATCGCCATCGACGCCGTCGGCTCGCGCCAGGCGGCCAGCCGCGACGCGGCCCTGGCCCGCCTGGACAAGCTGGGCGCCCACCTGGTGACGGTGGAGATGCTGGCCTTCGAATGGCTGCGAGACTGCAAGCACCCGCGCTTCCGCGAGGTATTGGCGCTGATTAAATAG
- a CDS encoding LysR family transcriptional regulator: MDRLEAMQVFCAVVEAGGFSKAAQRLGISTSSVTNQVAALEKHFGVRLLQRTTRSMSLTAEGRQCHAQARQMLADMAALESSLEQAAGKPSGSLRVDMPSSISRNLVAPALPRFTAAYPDISLRLTVSDRLVDMVEEGIDVMLRIGEPQDSSLVARSLLKMDYLCCASPVFVARHGLPRTPQELDQFACLHFLYPKSRQVRPWLFQAKEAEAGAAAYAHTPPAALAFDHIESMIAAAQAGCGIVQALSVSVLQPLREGSLVPVLQPFRTRGPDLWALFHPRQLRAAKVRVFVEFLAQIVEEGFNEN; encoded by the coding sequence ATGGACAGGCTGGAAGCGATGCAGGTGTTTTGCGCCGTGGTCGAGGCGGGCGGTTTCAGCAAGGCGGCGCAGCGCCTGGGTATTTCGACCTCGTCCGTGACGAACCAGGTGGCGGCGCTGGAAAAACACTTCGGCGTGCGCCTCTTGCAGCGCACCACGCGCAGCATGTCGCTGACGGCGGAAGGCCGGCAGTGCCACGCGCAGGCGCGCCAGATGCTGGCCGATATGGCCGCGCTGGAATCCAGTCTTGAACAAGCGGCCGGGAAACCGTCGGGCAGCTTGCGCGTGGATATGCCCAGCAGCATCAGCCGCAACCTGGTGGCGCCCGCCTTGCCCCGTTTTACTGCCGCCTATCCCGACATTTCCCTGCGCCTGACCGTCAGCGACCGCCTGGTCGACATGGTGGAAGAGGGCATCGACGTGATGCTGCGCATCGGCGAGCCGCAGGATTCATCGCTGGTGGCGCGCAGCCTGCTGAAGATGGATTACCTGTGCTGCGCCTCGCCCGTCTTTGTTGCGCGGCATGGCCTGCCGCGCACGCCGCAGGAACTGGACCAGTTTGCCTGCCTGCATTTCCTCTATCCGAAATCGCGCCAGGTGCGGCCGTGGCTGTTCCAGGCCAAGGAGGCAGAGGCGGGCGCTGCCGCGTATGCGCACACGCCGCCGGCCGCCCTGGCCTTCGACCATATTGAATCGATGATTGCCGCCGCCCAGGCCGGCTGCGGCATCGTGCAGGCGCTGTCCGTTTCCGTGCTGCAGCCGCTGCGTGAAGGCAGTCTCGTGCCCGTGCTGCAACCGTTCCGCACGCGGGGGCCGGACCTGTGGGCGCTGTTCCACCCGCGCCAGCTGCGCGCGGCCAAGGTGCGGGTGTTCGTGGAGTTTTTGGCGCAGATTGTTGAGGAAGGCTTTAATGAGAATTGA
- a CDS encoding LysR family transcriptional regulator, with protein sequence MLDWDNVRVFLELTRSAGLVDAAKKLGIDHSTVSRRMRKFEEQVGTQLFDRNYVGYQLTPEGHRLMEYAETMESTVFAATEELGEHNRLLSGQVRLGATEGFGAIVLAPHLAQFCGRYPHISVDLIAVPRFVSLSKREADVAISIERPLSGPYVVTKLSDYRLKLYATPAYLARHAPITSVAQLAQHPIIGYVDDLVFSSELRYMDNVAPDSLRAFRSTSVIAQYHAARAGQALAILPCFVAQQSNELVPVLDGEIDLLRAFWMISPSERRNIARVSALWNYLRSAIDLNHAYLMGETAVPSWPS encoded by the coding sequence ATGCTCGATTGGGATAATGTACGGGTCTTCCTGGAACTGACGCGCAGCGCCGGCCTCGTCGATGCGGCGAAAAAGCTGGGCATCGACCACTCCACCGTGTCGCGGCGCATGCGCAAGTTCGAGGAGCAGGTGGGCACGCAGCTGTTCGACCGCAATTACGTGGGCTACCAGTTGACGCCCGAAGGCCACCGCCTGATGGAATACGCGGAAACCATGGAAAGCACGGTGTTTGCCGCCACCGAGGAACTGGGTGAACATAACCGGCTGCTGTCGGGCCAGGTGCGCCTGGGCGCCACCGAGGGCTTCGGCGCCATCGTGCTGGCGCCCCACCTGGCGCAGTTTTGCGGCCGCTACCCGCACATCAGCGTGGACCTGATCGCCGTGCCCCGTTTCGTCAGCCTGTCCAAGCGCGAGGCGGACGTGGCCATTTCCATCGAGCGCCCCCTGTCCGGTCCGTATGTCGTGACGAAATTGTCCGACTACCGGCTGAAACTGTACGCCACGCCAGCCTACCTGGCGCGCCATGCGCCGATTACCAGCGTGGCGCAGCTGGCGCAGCATCCGATCATCGGCTACGTGGACGACCTGGTCTTCAGTTCGGAACTGCGCTACATGGACAACGTGGCGCCCGATTCCCTGCGCGCCTTTCGCAGCACCAGCGTGATCGCCCAGTATCACGCGGCGCGCGCGGGCCAGGCGCTGGCGATCCTGCCCTGCTTCGTGGCCCAGCAGTCGAACGAACTGGTCCCCGTGCTCGACGGCGAGATCGACCTGCTGCGCGCCTTCTGGATGATTTCACCGAGCGAACGGCGCAATATCGCCCGGGTCAGCGCCCTGTGGAATTACCTGCGCAGCGCCATCGATTTGAATCACGCCTACCTGATGGGCGAAACGGCCGTGCCCAGCTGGCCAAGCTGA
- a CDS encoding TonB-dependent siderophore receptor has translation MSVFLRRPVALLLAAASPLALAADPAADTLDAQDVVTVKAERQHYRSLSATGATKTDALLMDLPQSVRVLTGDLLRDAGVTTLAGALDLASGIAKQSPLGGLWDSYAMRGFTGDPNFGSDYMVNGFSSSRGYNGMRDGGNTQAVEVLKGPASALYGRGEPGGTVNITTKKPKFAPEASADVSLGSFQARRAAVDLTGPLSGTIAYRLNAAHEEGHSFRDTVKVERSLFSPSFLWLLGEHTTVSYEIEAVRQRAPFDRGVVAVNGQLGLVPVSRFLGEPGDGPVTVKSLGQQLFIHHALSDAWTVQAGASYRDSELRGYSTEASKLLADGRTLNRQRRHRDFSATDVSARVEVLGKFTTGTLAHEVLAGVDAYHFDDHRVQLRRNPSAANAYAIDIFNPVYGGKADPLALSIDTQEGQRARGLYAQDQIDLGAQWKALVGVRHDTYTQDVTNNRLRVSNRQSLSATSPRAGVVYQPTKAWSLYASAAKGFRPNSGISIANQAFPAERSRSYELGAKLETGKLTGTVAVYDIRKSNVLTTNPANTDFAIPAGEVGSRGLELDVSGEMARGLRVSGAYAYTNATVTRGDNTIATGSRFANVPRHSANLLATQQFALGTGTASVGGGLQYVGERLGDVAISSSFTLPAYTTAKLLASYSPNAKLRLALNVENLFNRSYYASSYSQLWVAPGAERTVTLNAHYRF, from the coding sequence ATGTCCGTATTTTTACGCCGCCCCGTGGCGCTTTTGCTGGCCGCCGCCAGTCCCCTGGCGCTGGCAGCTGACCCTGCCGCCGACACGCTCGACGCGCAGGACGTCGTCACCGTCAAGGCCGAGCGCCAGCATTACCGCAGCCTGTCCGCCACGGGCGCGACCAAGACGGACGCCTTGCTGATGGACTTGCCGCAAAGCGTGCGCGTGCTGACCGGCGATCTGCTGCGCGACGCGGGCGTGACGACTTTGGCCGGCGCGCTGGACCTGGCCAGCGGCATTGCAAAACAAAGCCCGCTGGGGGGCCTGTGGGACAGCTATGCCATGCGCGGCTTTACGGGCGACCCGAATTTCGGTTCCGACTACATGGTCAACGGTTTCAGTTCCAGCCGCGGCTACAACGGCATGCGCGACGGCGGCAACACGCAGGCCGTGGAAGTACTGAAAGGCCCGGCCTCCGCCCTGTACGGCCGGGGCGAGCCAGGCGGCACGGTGAACATCACGACGAAAAAGCCGAAGTTCGCGCCCGAAGCCAGTGCCGATGTATCGCTCGGCAGTTTCCAGGCGCGCCGCGCCGCCGTCGACTTGACGGGACCGTTGAGCGGCACCATCGCCTACCGCCTGAACGCGGCGCATGAGGAAGGGCACAGCTTCCGCGATACGGTGAAAGTCGAGCGCAGCCTGTTTTCTCCGTCCTTCCTCTGGCTGTTGGGCGAGCACACGACCGTGTCGTATGAAATCGAGGCGGTGCGCCAGCGCGCGCCGTTCGACCGCGGCGTCGTCGCCGTGAATGGCCAGCTGGGACTTGTCCCCGTGTCACGCTTTCTGGGCGAGCCGGGAGACGGCCCCGTGACGGTCAAGTCGCTGGGGCAGCAGCTGTTCATCCACCACGCGCTGTCCGACGCCTGGACGGTGCAGGCGGGGGCGTCCTACCGTGACAGCGAATTGCGCGGCTATTCGACCGAGGCGAGCAAGCTGCTGGCCGATGGCCGCACCTTGAACCGCCAGCGCCGCCACCGCGATTTTTCGGCCACCGACGTGTCGGCACGCGTTGAAGTGCTGGGCAAGTTCACCACGGGCACGCTGGCGCACGAGGTGCTGGCCGGCGTCGATGCCTATCATTTCGATGACCACCGGGTGCAGCTGCGCCGCAATCCCTCGGCCGCGAATGCCTATGCCATCGATATTTTCAATCCCGTGTACGGCGGCAAGGCCGATCCGCTGGCCCTGTCCATCGATACGCAGGAAGGGCAAAGGGCGCGGGGACTGTATGCGCAGGACCAGATCGACCTGGGTGCGCAATGGAAGGCGCTGGTCGGCGTGCGCCACGATACGTACACGCAGGACGTGACGAATAATCGCCTGCGCGTGAGCAACCGCCAGTCGCTGTCGGCCACCAGCCCGCGCGCGGGCGTCGTTTACCAGCCGACGAAGGCGTGGTCGCTGTATGCGAGCGCGGCCAAGGGCTTCCGGCCCAACAGCGGCATCAGCATAGCCAACCAGGCGTTTCCGGCCGAGCGCAGCCGCTCGTATGAGCTGGGCGCCAAGCTGGAAACGGGCAAGCTGACGGGCACCGTGGCCGTGTATGACATCCGCAAGAGCAATGTGCTGACGACGAATCCCGCCAACACGGACTTCGCCATCCCGGCGGGCGAGGTGGGCAGCCGGGGCCTGGAGCTCGACGTGTCGGGCGAAATGGCGCGCGGCTTGCGCGTCTCGGGCGCCTATGCCTACACCAACGCCACCGTCACGCGCGGCGACAATACGATCGCCACGGGCAGCCGCTTCGCCAACGTGCCGCGCCACAGCGCCAACCTGCTGGCCACGCAGCAATTCGCGCTGGGTACGGGCACGGCCAGCGTGGGCGGCGGCCTGCAATACGTGGGCGAGCGCCTGGGCGACGTCGCCATCAGCAGCAGCTTTACCCTGCCAGCCTATACGACGGCCAAGCTGCTGGCGTCTTACTCTCCCAACGCCAAACTGCGCCTGGCTTTGAACGTGGAAAACCTGTTCAACCGCAGCTACTATGCGAGTTCCTACAGCCAGCTGTGGGTGGCGCCGGGGGCGGAGCGCACGGTGACGTTGAATGCGCATTACAGGTTTTGA
- the bla gene encoding subclass B3 metallo-beta-lactamase, whose amino-acid sequence MLATVATMAAATVQAKTPATVQDKPVNCDNCKEWNAPVKPFNVFGNTWYVGTAGLSAVLVTSPQGHILLDGALPQSAPLIIANIKALGFRIEDVKYILNSHAHWDHAGGIAALQRASGATVMASAAAAPVLQSGTNGKDDPQYQADPVVHVAKVSKVSLVGEGDTVKVGPLTLTAHMTPGHTPGGTTWTWTSCEGQRCLDVVYADSLNPYSSGDFTYTGKGGTPDISASFEASIAKVATLPCDIIIPVHPGTTDVLGKAARRSGQDNPLIDANACRAYAAEAGGLLAKRLAKERGVALPAEAKGAAHAH is encoded by the coding sequence ATGCTGGCTACGGTTGCGACCATGGCGGCTGCTACGGTGCAGGCGAAGACGCCGGCGACCGTGCAGGATAAACCGGTAAATTGCGACAATTGCAAGGAATGGAACGCGCCCGTCAAGCCGTTCAATGTCTTTGGCAATACCTGGTATGTGGGCACGGCCGGCCTGTCCGCAGTGCTGGTGACGAGTCCGCAAGGCCATATCCTGCTCGACGGCGCGCTGCCCCAATCGGCGCCCCTGATCATCGCAAATATCAAGGCGCTGGGCTTTCGTATCGAGGACGTAAAATACATCCTCAATTCGCACGCCCATTGGGACCATGCGGGCGGCATCGCCGCGCTGCAACGGGCGAGCGGCGCCACCGTGATGGCCAGCGCGGCGGCCGCTCCCGTGCTGCAAAGCGGCACCAACGGCAAGGACGATCCGCAGTACCAGGCCGATCCCGTCGTGCACGTCGCCAAGGTAAGCAAGGTCAGCCTGGTAGGCGAGGGCGATACCGTCAAGGTGGGACCGTTGACCCTGACGGCCCACATGACGCCGGGCCACACTCCCGGCGGCACGACGTGGACGTGGACCTCGTGCGAAGGCCAGCGCTGCCTGGACGTCGTGTATGCGGACAGCCTGAACCCGTATTCGAGCGGCGATTTCACTTACACGGGCAAAGGCGGCACGCCCGATATTTCGGCCTCGTTCGAAGCGAGCATCGCCAAGGTGGCTACCTTGCCATGCGACATCATCATCCCCGTGCATCCGGGCACGACGGACGTGCTGGGCAAGGCCGCCAGGCGCAGCGGTCAAGACAATCCCCTGATCGACGCCAACGCCTGCCGCGCCTATGCGGCCGAAGCGGGCGGCTTGCTGGCCAAGCGCCTGGCGAAAGAGCGGGGCGTGGCCTTGCCTGCCGAAGCGAAGGGCGCGGCGCACGCGCATTAA
- a CDS encoding carboxypeptidase-like regulatory domain-containing protein produces the protein MAYILRGKLCGLICAECPEALSHVIVRLYRPRESQNVTALAMASAKETFAILTEEEVQAKAPFLLAEARTDEDGNYSFTLDGDYRGEAVEVDILCPTVPQLKPGPKDPVPLQFSITTIQPRWRQAENDFLAIWDYCLPQRFWCLVRARFGAWTICGRLRTCDAPHAPIAGATVRAFDADWLQDDALGVAVTDASGRFRIDYLTSDFTLTPFSPFINVEFASGPDVYFTAQLGSVPILSETQANGRQPGRENVGHCFCVELCSKEVLPPDVEGVPHWQQVEVFDIHPFPSLAGFSAQGYAGGAGASYVFAGGVTLKGNCPLRNSAIPANPLEYRFLIGEWTWPGGNDDPTVIPSVAPASLAPLTQVLGTHVGYVFYTNGLGLGDSAPVIIDAGDLKPGGWIRVDGKPVTVDMRDGTTAIVNVAPNIFLRTFDLLTVNTPAITSLHPAKLPGGLPILDAGRSLAAAESEPIRRYRLGFEVRDGISLALVATDGLDSIVFDNSPVIVALDLEELRSNACNPIAGGLVHILYTIDHPHLRFFNITISNNNGITHPPPPLPAASFTPPPPPSNYLFRGGAGGPHLSGNNGGFPVNVALDPPCAYRVAIGWQTRHYLASSHSIDRLYCK, from the coding sequence ATGGCCTACATCCTGCGGGGCAAGCTATGCGGCTTGATCTGTGCCGAGTGTCCTGAAGCCTTGTCCCACGTCATCGTGCGCCTGTACCGGCCGCGCGAGTCGCAAAACGTCACGGCGCTGGCCATGGCCAGCGCCAAGGAAACCTTCGCCATCCTCACGGAAGAAGAGGTGCAGGCGAAAGCACCGTTCCTGCTGGCCGAAGCGCGCACGGACGAGGACGGCAACTACAGTTTCACACTAGACGGCGATTACCGGGGCGAGGCCGTGGAAGTCGACATCCTGTGCCCTACCGTGCCGCAGTTGAAACCGGGGCCGAAAGACCCCGTGCCGCTGCAGTTTTCCATCACCACCATCCAGCCCCGCTGGCGCCAGGCCGAGAACGACTTCCTCGCCATCTGGGACTATTGCCTACCGCAACGCTTCTGGTGCCTCGTACGCGCCCGCTTCGGCGCCTGGACCATCTGCGGCCGCCTGCGCACCTGCGACGCGCCCCACGCGCCGATCGCCGGCGCCACCGTGCGGGCCTTCGACGCCGACTGGCTGCAGGACGATGCGCTCGGTGTCGCGGTGACGGACGCCAGCGGGCGCTTCCGCATCGATTACCTGACGTCCGACTTCACCTTGACGCCTTTCTCTCCGTTCATCAACGTGGAGTTCGCCAGCGGGCCCGACGTGTATTTCACGGCGCAGCTGGGCAGCGTGCCCATCCTGTCGGAAACGCAGGCCAACGGCCGCCAGCCGGGCCGCGAAAACGTGGGCCATTGCTTCTGCGTGGAATTGTGTTCGAAAGAAGTCCTGCCGCCCGACGTGGAAGGCGTGCCCCACTGGCAGCAGGTGGAAGTCTTCGACATCCACCCGTTTCCCTCGCTGGCCGGCTTTTCCGCGCAAGGCTATGCGGGCGGCGCCGGCGCTTCGTACGTGTTCGCCGGCGGCGTCACCCTGAAAGGCAATTGCCCGTTGCGCAATAGCGCCATCCCCGCCAACCCGCTCGAATACCGCTTTCTCATCGGCGAATGGACCTGGCCCGGCGGCAACGACGACCCGACGGTCATCCCCTCGGTGGCGCCCGCCAGTCTGGCGCCGTTGACGCAAGTGCTCGGCACGCACGTCGGCTATGTGTTTTATACGAACGGACTGGGTCTCGGCGATTCGGCGCCCGTCATCATCGACGCGGGCGATCTGAAACCGGGCGGCTGGATACGGGTGGACGGCAAACCCGTCACCGTGGACATGCGCGACGGCACGACGGCCATCGTCAACGTGGCGCCCAACATCTTCCTGCGCACGTTCGACTTGCTGACCGTGAATACGCCGGCCATCACGAGCTTGCATCCGGCCAAGCTGCCGGGCGGCTTGCCCATCCTCGACGCGGGCCGCAGCCTGGCGGCGGCCGAGAGCGAACCGATACGCCGCTACCGCCTGGGCTTCGAGGTGCGTGACGGCATCAGCCTGGCGCTGGTGGCGACGGACGGGCTCGATTCCATCGTCTTCGACAACTCGCCCGTCATCGTGGCGCTGGACCTGGAAGAGCTGCGCAGCAATGCCTGCAATCCCATCGCGGGCGGCCTCGTGCATATCCTGTACACGATAGACCACCCGCATCTGCGCTTTTTCAATATCACGATTTCCAACAACAACGGCATCACGCATCCGCCGCCACCGCTGCCGGCCGCCAGCTTCACCCCGCCGCCACCACCGAGCAACTATCTGTTCCGTGGCGGCGCGGGCGGGCCTCACTTATCGGGCAACAATGGCGGCTTCCCCGTCAACGTGGCGCTCGATCCGCCGTGCGCCTACCGGGTGGCCATCGGATGGCAGACGCGGCATTACCTGGCGTCCAGCCACAGCATCGACAGGCTGTACTGCAAATAG